In Lycium barbarum isolate Lr01 chromosome 9, ASM1917538v2, whole genome shotgun sequence, the DNA window TTCGAATAGATCTTGCCTAAAGCTTCCTGCCACCACAGCAAGCGCATAAGACCAATTTTTGGATCAGATGCGACATCCATAGCTCGGGATGTCTCGACATTGAAAGCTCTGAGCGCAAATGCAGCCTTCCGCATGTTTGGTGGAAGTTCAAGAAGGCAGAGGTAGTGATGATAATCATACCTTCGTACTTGCTGCACACAATAGGATAAAGCAGCTCTTATACCACTGGACGAGGAAGCACCATTCATTTCAACCCCTAGTGTGGTTTTCCTGCAGTCAGTCTCATGAATATAAAAATCAACAACAAAGCATCAAATACAGATGAAACTACTAATGCTAGGAAACGTAGAGAAgcagggaaattaggaaaaccactTCCTTtttagcataaaaaaaaaaaatgaaagaactaATTTAGATCTATACTCGTACATACAAATTGACCTTTTTCGCTTTGTATATTTGTTTTCCAATTTTTTGCAATAACTTGTCTAACAAAAGTTTATGAGACAGTAGACAATGAACAAGGTTTGGCATCATTTCTTGTTTCTtgcatgagaaaaaaaaaaagaaaaagatatatTTATTGTCAACCTTTCTCTACAGAAATGTACAGCTGGAAAACAGGTGGATTGGATTCTGTAGGGGTAGGTTTAACTGGGTTATGCGGAAACAGACTGAAATGCAAACTTGTGCATCTAACCATTGTTTTTCGATAAGAAATGCGCAAAAAAGCAATAGCAGAAGCATATGAATTAGTACTTAGAAACCATGAGATTAAGATTATGAATTTCAACATCTAATATAAAATTGTTACAATATTAATCCCAACAACTAAACTAAACATCATTCTATTTCAGCAAGTTGACAAACCACATACATAGTTCGCTCTTTATGGGAATGTGAAATATAAATCTTAATTAAGTTTAGCCccttatctgttttttttttttggtcaattaACATGAGCTTTTTCAATCATGGAACTCATACTAACGTGATGAGCACGTCGAAATGAATAAAGAAAAGCAATCAATTCACCGACCTTAAAAGGATCAAAAGATAAAATAACAAAACTGATGCAATCCTCGCTTCATTTCCTCTAAAACCTACATATTGAGATTAAAATTTCcttatttttttccttctttaaaTTTATGTGTAATATCAAACTTTTTCTTATGTTTATCACACGCTTGTAACATAAATTTTCTGTCAAAAGAATAAGCTTTGATAGTTATCATCACAAAATATAGACAAGAGGCTAACTCCCGACAGGCTAAATATAAATGATTAAGGTACTTTCTCGAGAACACATTAAATCTGAACAAAGTAAGTATAAGGGATTTAAATAGCTTTTTTGGATAAACACAAGAGACTAGATCTAAACAAAACTAGAGATTGAGCATTTAGTTGTGTCCATgcacatacaacaacaacaacaacataccctgtATAATCCCACTAGATGGGGTCTAAGGAAGGTAgactgtacgcagaccttacccctaccttgtaaAGGTAGAGAGGATGTTTCCGGTAGACCATCAGCTCGAGAAAAGATGAAAAGGCGACAGTAATAAAAGGAAGTATCAGCAGCaaggtaataagataaatgaaATGAAAGCAACAAGCAGGCAGCCCTAGAGAAGATCTAAGAATAAAAGCTACTAGTACAAGAGAACTAAATCCTTATTCTTTTGACCTGGtaaagtattatatatatatatatatatatatcaataacaGAAATCTAGcgtttctcaaaaaaaaaaaaattgtttctcaaAATAACAGAAATCTAGTACTAAATTGGTATCAGAGAGTTACGATTATTGGAACCTTTCTGTACAAGAATGAGAACTAAATCCTAACAGAGCTATATATGAAGGATTAAGCTGTTCATTCGAACGCATATGAGGGATTAGATATGTCATTTACTCGGACTCTTTTCTTCCCTTATTAATTAAGCAAGCAAAAGAACAGCATCCAAAAGAATTTGACCAATCGTAAGTTTTCAACAATTCATCTGCTGTCCTACCAAGAGTTCAGTAATCATGTACCTACTCACTCATATAACAGAATAATGCAAATTTAAcagattttcacaaaatatttgcCACAGATTCCACTAATGCAATGGAATATCATATAAATTAACTTTTCTATTGCAGAAGTTCGGTCCATTGGCGGTACGTGTGGAAGCTAACAAACAAAAAGAGAAAGCAATGTAGTCAAGGTTTAGattaaaaaaatgtaaaattaaGCTAATTTATCGAACTATATGCTTAAGTGCTCCAAAACCATCTCAAACAAATCTAGTCAGTAATGAATCACTGAATGTTTTTGTAACTAATGTTCAATTTTTTCAAAAAGACCTGTATTTTACTTCTTCATTACttaaaaaaaatggattttaACACTTTTTTTTTGTGACTGAAAAATAGGTATGGGGCCAGGGGCGGAGCTACCCTTACCCCAGGGCGACaccccttcgccggaaaattacattgtatagatATGTGAAATTCTAGTTTTATAGGTATGTATACCAATGTTGACACCCCTTGATACAAGTTGAAGGCTCAACTTAGAGGTTAAGGGGTGGCAAGAAGTCCCCAAGGTTGCGGGTTCGAACTTGGGTTATGACATACATGGGCAGATCCACCTTAGGTGAAGGGTGTGCAGGTGCAcacccttcgccggaaaattacaTGATATACATAGTTTAAATGTTAGCGATCatgagtatatatttaattttacGAACCCTTAACACAAGTGAAAACAAAATTTGAACACCCTTCCCCAAATTCCTGGCTCTGCCACTAATGACATATCTATATTTTTTGACAACCCTTAATatgaatcctggctccgccactgtataGGGCTGACCCTTTGGGCCAAAGGCAGACTATGAAAACTCGAGGATCTGATTTTTTACAACTAGAAAGCAAATTTGTACACTATATAAGAAATTGGATCCATTATCACATAGAAAGTGAATAACTACTACATCAAGTTGTAAATACCACATAACAAACATGGCTATTCTAAGTATGAAGATGCAAACAAATTAAAAAAGAGAGAAAGCAATGCAGTCAAAATTACGATTCAAAATGTAAACTATACTGATTCATTGAACAATATGCTTAAATAGCGAATTACTGAATGTTTTTCTAATTAGTCTTAAAAAAGATGTGATTTTTACTTCTTTATTACTTATCCAAAATATAATAATTGATCTTTACTAATTGAAAGCAAACTAGTACTACACTATATCAGCTTGTAAATACAATAAAGCAAGCACAGCATATTCCAATTTGTTCTTttcataaatttttaaaaaaaaaaaaaaagaaacgtACAATTTGATTAGAACTTGGAGCTGTTTGGTGATACGTGGCGTTTATTTTTGGAAAATGGGTTTAATGGAAGAGCAGGGAAGAAGAAGAATATTGCTATTGCGTAAAATGGGTTTCTTTCTGGATTTCTGCTTAATTGGGTTGGCCGGTGTCTGGACCTTTGAAATATGGGCTAAAACATTTGGGCTGGACGAGTAATGGCACCATTTTTTTGTCCTGATtgaccttcaaaggcactgggctttaatttttgcctctcaaattggtggtctttaatttttgtccttcgcttaatacTTTGAGATTTTGGATTTAAATCCCAGTTcagtaaataaataaaaaatcgtAAGATagaggtttggattcgcaaggtaaACAAACTCTACCTTAGGCACAGTTTCAAACTCTGCAAAACACTGCCTAGAGCTTAACTTTGGCTCGAATAGGCTTAACTTTATTatgaaactctgtcttgcgattttcttttttactgagctggagtTCAAACTCCAAACCTCAAGATATTcggtgaagggaaaaaattaaacaCCAGTACCTTTGAAGgataatcgtgcaaatgaccccaaCTGCACCTATAGCCGATTTTAGAACCACTATTTAAggaagtaattgcacggtttgtccttcaaattgaatggtcttaatttttgcccttcaaatgggttgtctttaattttttttttcctttcaaaaatAAACGAGCAATTTGTAGGATTACCCTTAttcagggtggtctttaatttttgcccttcgctacaAATTTTTTGGTTCCGGATTCGAACCTTCGCTCAGTCAATTTTTTTTAACTTCAAGCATTTATGTTAAGCTTCAGTTCTATGTGAGTTCAGGCACACATAATAAAAGTTCAATCATTTTTATTAAACTTTAATCATATATTGTTTTAAATTCAGGCATTTGTGTCTCAAGTTAACAAATGTTTGTGTAGAAACAACATTGTGACTTGAATTTCAACAATTCATCACACAGAGTCAACGCCCAAATCTACTCAAACGAGCTAAAAGTTCAAACATAAGTTCAAATAAAAAAGAACAAACTTCAATCATTAATTTATCAAATCAACAACAATGGAGATTTGCCAATATTTTCAAATTTCAATAACACTACTTGATTTGAACTCACTTTTCATATCGAATTCAAGACTCACTTCCTTAAATTCTcaaagaattatagttcaattgtTATAAATTCAAAAAGTATTATTATAAACaattaagaaaaaaagaagaagcttgtTTTGTCTGATGTTTGTTGAAATTGAGTACAAATTAAATAATTTCAAAAACTAAGTATACTTTAAATTGCAATATCCAAATATGCCGTGAATTTATGGCTTATCGAGAGTTTGGTGAAATAGTTAGAGTTCAagcttgtttggccaagtttatttttctccaaaaacattttttgtctttcaaaaagtgcttatttttaaaaaagtgagatgtttggtcaagcttttgagagaaaataagtacttttggataGTATCataagcagtttttcagaagttaaaaaaataatttttcctcaGAAGcaattttttgaaaaacacttttgagaaaaGTATGATTAAAAGCATTTTTTAAAActtgaccaaacactaattgctgcttagaagtgttttttaaattaattgataaAAAATAAACTGCTTCTCAcaaaaactaatttttttaaaaatattttttaaaataagctgattttagaaatTGCTATTAGAGTCGAATTATTATTTGAAAGTTCACAAAAAAAATGATACTAATGTCCTAATTCGCTGTATAAAATTGTTTTAAaatggcttaatacctagatggacccttaaacttgacatgttttgtaagataggcatataaacttacaaggtgatcagatagacacttaaacttactcaaagtgtatttttcaagttttccagttgttttgaaaacaaaaactatatttttcaaacactcacaattttcatggccaaacaagccctaaatatatcacaaaatattttttttaaaatgcaaaaataaggcaaacgcatatacatgagactataaaatgtgcacttaaaccaataaatactcgctaatcgcaattttgcagctttcaattaactcggattttttttttacacttgaataattaaaaaacaataactttaaccaataaaaattcttaaaaaaagaaatttcaaattaagaaatttcttttttttaaggattttcttctcggctttacagttttcttaatttgaaatttctttttttaagaatttttattgattaaagttattgttttttaattattcaagtgtaaaaaaaaaaatcgagttaattgaaagctgcaaaattgcgattagcgagtatttattggtttaagtgcacatttatagtctcatgtatatgtgtttgccttatttttgcattttaaaaaaaaatattttgtgatatatttagggcttgtttggccatgaaaattgtgagtgtttgaaaaatatagtttttgttttcaaaacaactggaaaacttgaaaaatacactttgagtaagtttgagtgtctatctggtcaccttgtaagtttatatgcttatcttacaaaacatgtcaagtttaaaggttcatctaggtattaagccttttaaaattctgccttaaaaaaaaaaaaaaaaaaaccttgtaATTGGATATAGACATTCCTAAGTCTTTTAATAATCAAAAGTATTTGTCTTcttcagagaaaaaaaaaaaaaaggaatcagaAGTATTTGTACTCTCCTAGAACCCCGCGAAGTCCTTCACCGAACATTCCAGAACCTTAACAACCTTCGCCTAGAACCCTCTCGTATCCCCACACCCACGCAATATAACCACCCTACCATTATTCACACTCTTCATCCTTAACGAATTCTCTAGAAtttaacaaacaaaaaaaaaaaaaaaaaaaaacaatggctgATGAAGCTAAGGCCAAAGGCAACGCAGCATTCGCCGCTGGCAATTTCAGCGAGGCAATCAATCACTTCACTGAAGCAATACATCTCTCTCCAACAAATCACGTACCGATCTGCAACTTACGCTTCAAATAATAAACTTCAAAATAATCAAATTATAAGTCACGCTATCCTCACTTATAATCCCTCCGTCTCCGTACCAATCTGTTTGACATTTTTAGTTTTTCGAGTTGGTCAAGTTGATCTTTGTtctaattattttaaatattttaaattattaattatactGACTCACTTTTTGCTTTAGTTTATttgacactttttattttttgagaGTCCAATGAGTTATGTTATTTTTTTattgtaatttttttaatattttaaattatcaaTTATCGTGATTTATACCCCCTTATCTTaatttatttgaattttttttttttacttttgaaGAGTCAAATGAGTtggtttttttttataattttttatatgttttttaaatattttaaattattaattatgataatttataatatgttaaaaTTTATATGTTaaatataaggttaaaattaagAAGCTTGACtatctaaaaataaaaaatgtcttACAAATTGGAATTCATAGAGTAGTAGTACTTTTTAAGTAAATTTTATATGAAATTTTAAAGATTTTATGTTTAAGTACACTGTCAAAATTTAAAAGTtaataaattgagacggaaggaATATGTAATTAAGTTCTAGTTTTTAGTTTTAAGTATTGGAGTtcgaaacattttttttttccatatatattaattaaatgagtaaaattttACTTTATACACATGCTAGTAAAAAGtacattttaataaatattttgttGTGCAGGTACTCTATTCCAACCGATCGGCGGCTTACGCTTCGGTGAATAAATTCACCGAAGCATTAGCCGATGCTGAGAAAACCGTAGAGTTGAAGCCGGATTGGTCTAAAGGTTATTCTCGGCTCGGCGCTGCTTATTTAGGTTTGAAGCGATATAATGACGCTGTTTTGGCGTATAAGAAGGGATTAGAAATTGATCCTAATAATGAGATGTTAAAGAGTGGACTTAATGATGCTCAATCGGCTCTAAGCCGATCGAAAGGTACAATTAAGCCTCTCTATAATGACGTACTGCCTCCATTCCATaataggagcccgtttggattagcttataagttgtttttagttttttttgattgactggtcagcttaaaatcattttgtgcttaaaataagctcaaaaaattaaTTGAGTCCATTtaatttagcttatctaaagcagcttataagctgaaaataattTGTAAGTTAATAAAAAAGTTAGACtattctaatttatttattttttgcttataagctgtttgcagtttataagcataagcccatcTAAACAGGCTCTAAGTGACTCTTTTAGTTTATGCACAACTCTTAAGAAATTACTCACTCCCAAAATTTTAGAAAATTAAGAGTGTTTTTATCAACTTACCCTAATTAAATTTTAAGTTAACATTGGGTATTGAGTAGTAGATAATTAAAACTTTAGTTGGATGAGCAATTAATGAGGGTGTATCATTAAATCTTCAACTAACAAAGTTTAATTACTTTAATGAATCTTGATTATTTaaataagggcaattttggaacaATTTGTTCAAAATAttctgaaaattttaaaattgtcacttattttgaaacaaaatgaaaagcctaaaaGGTTACTTAATATGGAATGGAggaaatattttccaatttctgtgacataaatgttttccaatttatgTCATACTTTTCGTTTTTTTGAGATTTAAACTTTTTAATTTTGACCGTGTTTGAATATTAATTCTAAATTTTGAACGACTATTATACAACTATAATAGCATTTACTCCACTTTTGGAAAATCAAGATTCAAACGAGTGTTTCTTTGACCATTATTTTTTCAtatatttattaaatattttgaattatcaaTTGTTGTGAATTATATAgtattttacgtagtttttatgCAAAATTTTATCTCAAAAAACTTAAGCATGTCCGAATTTATGGTCAAAACTTAAAAGTTTGACTTTCGGCATTCGAACTGTGCTACATAAGGGAGTACATTTTTTGGCTGTTGTAGTGAAGGATTGTTCTACACCCGTAACAACATTTAGTATTTAAATCTTATTTGCTATTATGAATAAAAAATATTATGCGAAAAGTCATTTTTTTCCGAATTTGttgtaaattttttattttaatgatTCAGCTAGCCCGTTTGGTGATGCATTTTCCGGGCCAGAGATGTGGGCTAAGTTGACAAGTGATCCGAGTACTCGACCGTATTTGCAACAACCGGATTTCGTAAGAATGATGCAGGATATTCAGAAGAATCCGAACAATTTGAATTTGTATTTGAAGGATCAAAGGGTAATGCAAGCGTTTGGAGTTTTATTAGGAGTGAAATTGGATACAAGGACGCCGGAGGATGCTGCGGAGATGCCGGGAGGTTCGCCGGAGAGGAAAAGGCCGGCGGATAGTGAGCCCGTAAAGGAGGAGAAACGGGCCGGGCACAAGTCTCAGCCCGAACCACAGCCCGAGCCCGAGCTTATGGAAGTGTCGGAGGAGGagaaggagttgaaggagaagaAAGCGTTGGCACAGAAGGAGAAGGAGGCCGGTAATGCGGCGTATAAAAAGAAGGATTTTGAGAATGCAATTCAGCATTATACTAAGGCAATTGAGTTGGATGATGCTGATATTTCTTTCCTCACTAACCGTGCTGCTGTGTACTTGGAGATGGGAAAGGTATGACCAGAATTTCTTTATTACGTTATAGTTTATGTCTATGGAGTTGCCATTTTTTCAATTCCTTATTTAGTGCATGATGTGTATTTGATATAATTACTATGCCACAAACAAACTAGTTAGGTTCATCAATATGTCTCTAGGAGATTAGGTTCCAATGCATTTATAAATGGACTAGTTCTACCGGGGCGGAATgagcagtggcggatccaggattttgagttcgggggtgctgcaCTCAGAAATTTTGAGTTCGGGGTGCtttattaactatttatatctattttctttatattttctatacagctaTACACTCCATGACTGAGTTTaatgggtgctggagcacccaaaaTTTGCACATGGGTCTGCCACTGGGGACGAGCTCAGCACTCGGGCTTGGAATTGGTAACTTGAGCTCACATAGGATGGTAAGCTCGTATATATTTGATACTTCTGGAGAGGTTGTTGCTTCTCTCATTGGTGGAGGAATTGCTAGGTAAATGAGGGAGAGGATTACAACACTTTTCTAGCTTTACTTAGGGCTTGGAATTGGTAATGTGAGCTTATGTAGGATGCTAAGCTCATATGTATTATTGTAACTTCTAGAAAAGTTTGTTGCTTTTCTCATTGGTAAAGGACTTACTGGATAAATGATGATATTGGTAATGAGATTCAATAGCTTTTTCGCTTGGCACTCATTGTGGTTGGGATTTTAGGTGAGGGTTGCTTTGATGGTGAATTTAATATAATAGTAACAGAAGAGTTCCATGTGATGCCCTTTTTTGTATGTTATTTCTTTGCTCCACTATTAGCTTCAGCATCTAATTGGTAGAATTAAGGCGATAATATTATGGTTCTTGATAAGAAGAGATCTGGTTTGGTAATATTGCTTTGCTAAGCATGTAGCA includes these proteins:
- the LOC132609834 gene encoding hsp70-Hsp90 organizing protein 3-like: MADEAKAKGNAAFAAGNFSEAINHFTEAIHLSPTNHVLYSNRSAAYASVNKFTEALADAEKTVELKPDWSKGYSRLGAAYLGLKRYNDAVLAYKKGLEIDPNNEMLKSGLNDAQSALSRSKASPFGDAFSGPEMWAKLTSDPSTRPYLQQPDFVRMMQDIQKNPNNLNLYLKDQRVMQAFGVLLGVKLDTRTPEDAAEMPGGSPERKRPADSEPVKEEKRAGHKSQPEPQPEPELMEVSEEEKELKEKKALAQKEKEAGNAAYKKKDFENAIQHYTKAIELDDADISFLTNRAAVYLEMGKYEDCMKDCDKAVERGRELRSDYKMIARALTRKGTALVKMAKTSKDYEPAIETFQKALTEHRNPETLKKLNDAEKAKKELEQQEYFDPQIADEEREKGNQFFKEQKYPEAVKHYTESLRRNPKDPRTYSNRAACYTKLGALPEGLKDAEKCIELDPTFAKGYTRKGAVQFFMKEYEKALETYQEGLKHDAKNQELLDGVRRCVEQINKASRGDLTPEELKERQAKAMQDPEIQNILADPVMRQVLDDFQENPKAAQEHTKNPLVMNKIQKLVRAGIVQVK